A stretch of the Leguminivora glycinivorella isolate SPB_JAAS2020 chromosome 2, LegGlyc_1.1, whole genome shotgun sequence genome encodes the following:
- the LOC125237051 gene encoding uncharacterized protein LOC125237051 — MIRHSYAVRVACILSGASRLDVVDVNINNVISFGFGVNADLGISCLTASQDSQGLTNQIIKGLGWIVLLSDLVFLIFSAVFLLRIYQNPTRQIALGFIISGLVALFLSSIYGIMYVVVCALRGKGIALCQLCLTFVDLGVWVYFLMVVHAYSKKIRAQDG, encoded by the exons ATGATCCGGCATTCGTACGCGGTGCGGGTGGCGTGTATCCTCTCAGGAGCTAGTCGATTGGATGTCGTCGACGTCAACATCAATAATGTG ATTAGCTTTGGATTTGGTGTGAACGCTGACCTAGGGATTTCTTGTCTGACAGCAAGTCAGGATTCGCAGGGACTGACAAACCAAATTATTAAGGGGTTGGGATGGATCGTGCTGCTCTCTGACCTCGTTTTCTTGATCTTCAGTGCAGTATTCCTTCTTAGAATTTATCAG aatccTACGCGTCAGATTGCCTTAGGTTTTATCATCAGTGGATTGGTAGCGTTGTTCCTCTCAAGTATTTATGGAATAATGTATGTCGTAGTCTGCGCTCTTCGGGGGAAAGGCATCGCCCTTTGTCAGCTATGTTTAACGTTTGTTGATCTAGGAG tGTGGGTCTACTTTTTAATGGTGGTTCATGCCTACAGCAAGAAAATACGAGCACAAGATGGGTGA